One region of Anabaena sphaerica FACHB-251 genomic DNA includes:
- a CDS encoding nitroreductase family protein: MSTITEIQALDVPTAITQRRSIKTFKSDPIEPDLLKQLVELTVAAPSSFNIQDWRIILVQDAAQKAALSAASWNQQQIIQAPVTFVFAADPTTGEQDLTPILEAGLQTGAWNEGTVNYFKNAIPQFQAGLGDKRREYAIKDAVIAATHLVLAAESLGLSTCFMNGWIEDQVKAVIGAADNPDLAIALLVPVGYAAEPRLNPGRLPLSYNVSVDRLDNPYQG; the protein is encoded by the coding sequence GTGAGTACAATCACAGAAATCCAAGCTTTAGATGTACCCACTGCTATCACTCAACGGCGCTCAATTAAAACTTTTAAATCAGATCCCATAGAGCCAGATTTACTGAAGCAATTGGTAGAGTTGACAGTAGCAGCACCCAGTAGTTTTAATATTCAAGACTGGCGGATTATTCTCGTCCAAGATGCAGCACAAAAGGCCGCATTATCAGCCGCATCTTGGAATCAACAGCAAATAATTCAAGCACCTGTTACCTTCGTATTTGCAGCTGATCCTACTACTGGAGAACAAGATTTGACTCCGATTTTAGAAGCCGGTTTACAAACTGGGGCTTGGAATGAAGGGACTGTAAACTATTTTAAAAATGCTATTCCCCAATTTCAAGCAGGGTTAGGAGACAAGCGCCGCGAATATGCAATTAAGGATGCAGTAATTGCTGCTACCCATTTGGTATTAGCTGCGGAAAGCCTGGGTTTATCCACCTGCTTTATGAATGGTTGGATTGAGGATCAGGTAAAGGCTGTGATAGGTGCAGCAGATAATCCTGATTTAGCGATCGCTCTCTTAGTTCCTGTAGGTTATGCCGCAGAACCACGCTTAAATCCTGGTCGTCTGCCATTATCTTACAACGTTTCTGTGGACAGGCTCGACAACCCATATCAAGGTTAA
- a CDS encoding GDSL-type esterase/lipase family protein: MSTSAKPFPIWGFFLLITNGILMLAIILLIWRQQKLTTAFATSTSPQQVNLNPQNQAFVPELGPRHKLNYKQWLEILKQEAKVAAENPPQHLTVLAGDSLSLWFPPDLLPEDRNWLNQGISGETSEGLLKRLDLFDRTQPEIILVMVGINDLIRRVGDEEILANQKQIIRYLRRTHPKAKIVLQSILPHGGEEVTWEGREKLLAISNSHIRKLNEELQRIANQQGIQYLNLHPLFTNKQGDMRREFSTDGLHLNPQGYTVWRTALQIYSEQGTLNREQGAGNREQGTLNREQGRIINDQ; the protein is encoded by the coding sequence GTGTCCACTTCTGCAAAACCATTTCCTATCTGGGGATTTTTCTTACTGATAACCAACGGTATCCTGATGTTAGCCATCATTTTACTGATTTGGCGACAGCAGAAATTGACCACTGCGTTTGCAACCAGCACTTCCCCACAACAAGTCAACCTCAACCCTCAAAACCAAGCTTTCGTACCGGAGTTAGGACCCCGCCATAAACTCAATTACAAGCAATGGCTAGAGATCCTCAAACAAGAAGCCAAAGTAGCTGCCGAAAACCCGCCTCAGCATTTAACTGTATTGGCCGGAGATTCTTTAAGTTTATGGTTTCCACCTGATTTATTACCCGAAGACAGAAATTGGCTAAATCAGGGAATATCCGGTGAAACTAGCGAGGGATTATTAAAAAGATTAGATTTATTTGACCGTACCCAGCCAGAGATAATTTTAGTCATGGTTGGGATTAATGACCTGATCCGCAGGGTAGGTGATGAAGAAATTTTAGCCAATCAAAAACAAATCATCCGTTATCTACGGAGAACGCACCCCAAAGCAAAAATTGTCCTCCAGTCGATTTTGCCTCACGGGGGAGAAGAAGTAACTTGGGAAGGACGGGAAAAACTACTGGCTATTTCTAACAGTCATATTCGCAAGTTAAACGAGGAACTACAAAGGATAGCTAATCAGCAAGGGATTCAATATCTCAACTTGCATCCCTTGTTCACTAACAAGCAAGGTGATATGCGTCGAGAATTTAGCACCGATGGCTTACACCTCAATCCCCAAGGCTATACAGTTTGGCGCACTGCATTGCAGATTTACAGTGAACAGGGAACTCTTAACAGGGAACAGGGAGCAGGGAACAGGGAACAGGGAACTCTTAACAGGGAACAGGGGAGAATAATTAATGACCAATGA
- a CDS encoding PRC-barrel domain-containing protein — MILGFLWYKLDEFYPDYKAEDFDGYDIKTFDVDAVDDKVGSVQNVLVDEDDGRFRYFIIDTGFWVFGKKFYYQLVWLKLTMKIDVF, encoded by the coding sequence GTGATACTTGGGTTTTTATGGTATAAACTTGATGAATTTTATCCTGATTATAAAGCTGAAGATTTTGATGGTTATGACATCAAAACATTTGATGTTGATGCTGTTGATGACAAAGTTGGTTCTGTCCAAAATGTCTTAGTTGATGAAGATGATGGTCGTTTTCGATATTTTATCATTGATACAGGCTTTTGGGTGTTTGGTAAAAAGTTTTACTACCAGTTGGTTTGGCTGAAATTGACTATGAAAATAGACGTGTTTTAG
- a CDS encoding response regulator has product MDNYQVMESNKLIKEFNISTQFKYTGQLKVKNSQGKTWKIYYQIGKIVWATGGTHPYRRWLRNIAQHCPQIDLNNIQHYAEDILVDYWDYLLLENLFATQKIRQQQINNIVESTITEVLFDLAQQTNSSSLSFERNQEMILKSPLISTNGNMFLKQMQECWHKWLEAGLADICPYLAPVLQKPEQLKQQVSPLVYTNFQRLINGKYTLWELAVKMKQSVLSVARSLLPYIQQGIVNLIELPDAPLPTNKVSKIHQVTEENRTNSPLVACLDDSPQVCKMLERIITSHGMRFIGIQHPLQALPTLIEKKPDLIFLDLMMPVVNGYEVCNQLRRISFFAKTPVVILTSSDGVFDRVRSKVFGATEFITKPVETDKVIEIVDKYLQPALTVDNLSNLAFSY; this is encoded by the coding sequence ATGGATAACTATCAAGTCATGGAATCAAATAAACTTATTAAGGAATTTAATATTTCTACCCAATTCAAATACACTGGGCAGTTAAAGGTAAAGAATTCTCAAGGAAAAACTTGGAAAATTTATTATCAAATTGGAAAGATTGTTTGGGCAACAGGAGGCACACATCCCTATCGTCGTTGGCTGAGAAATATAGCTCAACATTGTCCACAAATAGATCTTAATAATATCCAGCATTATGCTGAAGATATATTGGTGGACTATTGGGATTATCTATTGTTAGAGAATTTATTTGCAACTCAGAAAATTAGACAGCAACAAATTAATAATATTGTTGAAAGTACAATCACTGAGGTTTTATTTGATCTAGCTCAACAGACGAATTCATCATCTTTGAGTTTTGAACGAAATCAAGAAATGATCTTGAAATCACCTCTCATTTCCACAAATGGGAATATGTTTCTCAAACAAATGCAAGAATGTTGGCATAAGTGGTTAGAAGCAGGATTAGCGGATATTTGTCCTTATTTAGCCCCAGTGTTGCAGAAACCAGAGCAACTCAAGCAGCAGGTAAGTCCATTGGTATACACAAATTTTCAGAGATTAATTAATGGCAAATATACCCTCTGGGAATTAGCAGTGAAGATGAAGCAGAGTGTTTTATCCGTCGCTCGTTCATTGCTTCCTTATATCCAGCAAGGAATTGTGAATTTAATAGAATTACCTGATGCACCGTTACCGACAAATAAGGTTAGTAAAATCCATCAGGTTACAGAAGAAAATAGAACAAATTCTCCACTTGTTGCCTGTTTGGATGATAGCCCCCAAGTTTGTAAAATGCTAGAGCGAATTATTACCTCTCATGGGATGAGATTTATTGGTATTCAACATCCTTTACAAGCTTTACCAACTCTAATTGAGAAAAAACCAGACTTGATTTTTCTGGATTTGATGATGCCAGTTGTCAATGGTTATGAGGTCTGTAATCAATTACGACGCATTTCTTTTTTTGCCAAGACACCAGTGGTAATATTAACTTCTAGTGATGGTGTGTTTGATAGAGTCCGTTCCAAGGTATTCGGTGCAACAGAATTTATCACCAAACCTGTAGAGACTGATAAAGTCATCGAGATAGTGGATAAATATTTACAGCCTGCATTGACAGTTGACAATCTATCTAATTTGGCATTTTCTTATTAA
- a CDS encoding tocopherol cyclase family protein — protein MVILPKNFLDSTQTPHSGYHWDGTSRRFFEGWYYRVTLPEIGQTFAFMYSIEDPIGSKPYSGGAAQVLGPDDEYLCRTFPDVSKFWASRDVLALGHWGKTNLQVSPLYLLPREFAHHIQEGYQATATLNQGIITDPATGNYCRWQYEIKPVYAWGHQNSLQQSTAGWISFLQIFEPGWQILMAHGLATGWIEWNGKIYEFTNAPAYGEKNWGGAFPQKWFWLNCNSFDNKPDLALTAGGGKRGVLWWMESVAMIGIHYQGKFYEFVPWNSQVNWKIQPWGRWQMQARNSHYEVELTGITDLPGTPLRAPTSNGLAICCWDTMQGKLDLELRQLNGSKSKIILKAQSNLCGLEVGGGSWENSWQSD, from the coding sequence ATGGTTATTCTTCCCAAAAACTTCCTAGACTCAACCCAAACACCCCACAGCGGCTACCATTGGGACGGTACAAGTCGCCGCTTCTTTGAAGGTTGGTATTATCGCGTTACACTGCCTGAAATTGGGCAAACCTTCGCTTTTATGTATTCCATCGAAGATCCCATCGGTAGTAAACCTTACAGCGGTGGTGCTGCCCAAGTTCTTGGACCAGATGACGAATATCTCTGTCGGACATTTCCCGATGTCAGCAAATTTTGGGCTAGTCGAGATGTCTTAGCTTTAGGACACTGGGGAAAAACCAACTTACAAGTATCACCCCTCTATCTCCTCCCCCGTGAATTTGCACATCATATTCAAGAAGGTTATCAAGCCACAGCCACCTTAAATCAAGGCATCATTACCGATCCTGCTACTGGTAATTATTGCCGTTGGCAGTATGAAATTAAACCTGTTTATGCTTGGGGTCATCAAAATAGTCTTCAGCAATCAACCGCTGGCTGGATATCATTTTTACAGATTTTTGAACCGGGATGGCAAATTTTAATGGCTCACGGTTTGGCCACTGGCTGGATAGAGTGGAATGGGAAAATTTACGAATTCACAAACGCCCCAGCCTACGGGGAAAAAAATTGGGGCGGTGCGTTTCCCCAAAAATGGTTTTGGCTAAATTGTAATTCTTTTGACAACAAACCCGACTTAGCTTTAACTGCTGGTGGGGGAAAGCGTGGTGTATTATGGTGGATGGAATCTGTAGCCATGATTGGTATCCATTACCAAGGCAAGTTTTATGAATTCGTTCCCTGGAACTCACAAGTAAACTGGAAGATTCAGCCTTGGGGTAGATGGCAAATGCAAGCCAGAAATTCTCATTATGAGGTAGAATTAACAGGAATTACCGATTTACCAGGTACACCCCTACGCGCACCAACAAGCAATGGTTTAGCAATCTGTTGTTGGGATACCATGCAAGGTAAACTAGATTTGGAATTGCGACAATTAAATGGCAGCAAATCCAAAATTATTCTCAAAGCACAGAGCAATCTTTGTGGTTTAGAAGTTGGTGGTGGTAGTTGGGAGAATAGTTGGCAATCTGACTAA
- a CDS encoding CHASE2 domain-containing protein encodes MINGLLAKFRAVLIQDKGSRLTFRFPNFLSIILLSSVGVTALVWGVRELKWLQAGELSIYDRMLRSRPQEPLDGRILLVTITQEDLTREKWPLSDQTINKLLEKLESYQPRVIGLNIYRQGQKNLAANLHKQDLMIGTCLLSNIARTEIPPPPNLPIDNIGFDDVVSDNATDQILRRTLLFTDVTNTDNKCQTRFSLAFLLAMSYLEKQGIEYNFTKNEQLQIGKTIFPRLDKNAGSYQNTDAYGYQILLNYRHPNHLAKQVTLTQVLTDQVNPNWIQDRLVIVGTTAASVHPGYYTPYSSLSDQPARMPRVFIHAQIASQIISTVLDGRPLIYYWPDWAEWLWIWSCALVGAVLAWQWRHPVMLIIVESFILVGVVGIAAGLYLQAIWIPLFTPSLALVITSFAVMGYTTYQTQKQNQAILLQVEQQEEAIAQISLLLEQTTALPSQFNEFNFSEISIFKTDDLLLAGRYKILKTLASGGFGRTYLAEDTQKQGNPICVVKQLMPARRDPRFMDVARRLFNTEAQILAVVGKHPLIPELFASFEENQEFYLVQEYILGHTLSEELPPETSVKNEVFVVSMLKEVLEILAFVHDHRVIHRDIKPTNIMRSTQDNRLVLIDFGAVKLIQPRIDEATELATVAIGTRGYSPPEQFAGHPRLSSDIYALGIIGIQAITGIPPQELPVNPETGNIMWRQRTNVSDELGAILDKMVCYHFGDRYQSATAVLQDLKLLVISH; translated from the coding sequence GTGATTAATGGACTTTTAGCAAAATTCCGTGCTGTTCTCATTCAAGATAAAGGTTCACGTCTAACTTTTAGATTCCCTAATTTCCTGTCAATTATTCTGCTAAGTAGTGTGGGAGTGACTGCTTTGGTATGGGGAGTGCGTGAACTGAAATGGTTACAAGCTGGGGAGTTAAGCATTTATGACAGGATGTTGCGATCGCGTCCTCAAGAACCACTTGATGGCAGAATTTTATTAGTCACAATTACACAAGAGGATCTGACACGGGAAAAATGGCCTTTGTCAGACCAAACTATCAATAAATTATTAGAAAAATTAGAGTCTTATCAACCCCGCGTGATTGGGTTAAACATTTATCGACAAGGACAAAAAAATTTAGCGGCTAATCTGCACAAGCAAGATCTGATGATTGGCACTTGCTTGTTAAGTAATATTGCGAGAACAGAAATTCCTCCACCTCCCAACTTACCTATAGATAATATCGGGTTTGATGATGTAGTTAGCGACAATGCCACAGATCAAATTCTGCGTCGTACTTTGTTATTCACTGATGTTACAAATACAGACAATAAATGTCAAACAAGATTTTCCTTGGCATTTCTATTAGCTATGAGTTATTTAGAAAAACAAGGAATTGAATATAATTTCACTAAAAATGAGCAATTGCAAATAGGTAAAACTATATTTCCTCGCTTAGATAAAAATGCAGGTAGTTATCAGAATACAGATGCCTATGGTTATCAAATTTTATTAAATTACCGCCATCCGAATCACCTGGCCAAACAAGTCACCCTTACACAAGTTCTCACAGATCAAGTCAACCCTAATTGGATACAAGATCGCTTGGTAATTGTTGGGACTACTGCGGCTAGTGTGCATCCTGGTTACTATACACCATATAGCAGTTTATCAGACCAACCTGCGAGAATGCCTCGTGTTTTTATTCATGCCCAAATAGCAAGTCAAATTATTAGTACAGTTCTCGATGGCAGACCTCTAATTTATTATTGGCCAGACTGGGCTGAATGGTTGTGGATTTGGAGTTGTGCTTTGGTGGGTGCTGTTTTAGCATGGCAATGGCGACATCCTGTGATGTTAATAATAGTAGAAAGTTTTATTCTTGTTGGTGTGGTAGGAATCGCGGCTGGGTTGTATCTCCAAGCAATATGGATACCATTATTTACACCTTCTTTAGCTTTGGTAATAACTAGTTTTGCTGTCATGGGTTACACTACTTACCAAACTCAGAAACAAAATCAAGCTATTCTCCTCCAAGTTGAACAACAAGAAGAAGCGATCGCTCAAATTAGCTTACTATTAGAACAGACAACAGCACTTCCATCCCAATTTAATGAGTTTAATTTTTCAGAAATATCAATATTCAAAACCGATGACTTACTGTTAGCTGGACGCTACAAAATCTTAAAAACTCTGGCTTCCGGTGGCTTTGGACGTACTTATTTAGCAGAAGATACACAAAAACAGGGTAATCCTATCTGTGTAGTTAAACAATTAATGCCAGCCCGTCGAGATCCAAGATTTATGGACGTTGCCCGCAGGTTATTTAACACTGAAGCTCAAATTTTAGCAGTGGTGGGAAAACATCCTCTGATTCCCGAATTGTTTGCTTCTTTTGAAGAAAATCAAGAATTTTATTTAGTTCAAGAATATATTCTTGGACATACTTTAAGCGAAGAATTACCACCAGAAACATCTGTCAAAAATGAAGTATTTGTTGTGAGTATGCTTAAAGAAGTTTTAGAAATTTTAGCATTTGTACACGATCATCGTGTAATTCATCGGGATATTAAACCAACAAATATTATGAGATCTACTCAAGATAATCGCTTGGTATTAATAGATTTTGGTGCGGTCAAATTAATTCAACCCAGAATAGATGAGGCAACAGAATTAGCTACAGTAGCTATCGGCACAAGAGGCTATTCACCACCAGAACAATTTGCAGGTCATCCCCGCTTATCAAGTGATATTTATGCTTTAGGTATAATTGGTATTCAAGCTATTACTGGCATACCACCCCAGGAATTGCCGGTAAATCCAGAAACTGGTAATATTATGTGGCGACAAAGAACCAATGTCAGCGATGAATTAGGAGCAATTTTAGATAAAATGGTCTGTTACCATTTTGGCGATCGCTATCAATCTGCTACTGCTGTTCTTCAAGATTTAAAATTATTAGTCATTAGTCATTAG
- a CDS encoding general stress protein, translating into MTSQPYKRAIGTFANRQQAQQALSELRNSGFPMNTVSVLAKDTDPNEKIAGARVEDRGDTEAQEGAGIGATTGTLLGGLGGLLVGLEALIIPGAGPFLAAGTIATTLAGAGIGAAAGGLIGAITGLGIPEEEARDYSERVSQGEYLVILEGSEDEIRRAASILSTQAIRAWRVDDISNGRYNSDLPPTSTVNRNTDIYAGRTTTP; encoded by the coding sequence ATGACATCTCAACCATATAAACGTGCCATTGGTACATTTGCTAATCGTCAGCAAGCTCAACAAGCACTGTCTGAATTGAGAAATTCCGGTTTTCCCATGAATACAGTTTCTGTGTTAGCGAAAGACACAGACCCTAATGAAAAAATTGCGGGAGCGCGGGTTGAAGATCGTGGTGACACTGAAGCTCAAGAAGGTGCGGGTATTGGTGCAACAACAGGCACACTTTTGGGAGGTCTTGGTGGTTTACTTGTAGGTTTAGAAGCTTTAATTATACCTGGAGCCGGACCATTTCTGGCAGCGGGTACTATTGCCACCACCTTAGCTGGTGCGGGTATTGGTGCAGCCGCAGGGGGATTAATTGGCGCTATTACAGGTTTAGGTATTCCTGAAGAAGAAGCGAGAGACTACAGTGAAAGAGTATCCCAAGGGGAATACTTGGTAATTTTAGAAGGATCTGAGGACGAAATCAGACGTGCTGCTTCTATTTTAAGCACTCAGGCTATTCGGGCTTGGAGAGTAGATGATATCTCAAATGGTCGTTACAATTCTGATTTACCTCCCACTAGTACGGTAAATCGAAACACTGACATATATGCAGGTCGAACTACTACCCCATAA
- a CDS encoding 4-hydroxy-3-methylbut-2-enyl diphosphate reductase encodes MDTKAFKRSLQHSENYNRKGFGHQAEVATQLHSEYQSNLIQQIRDRNYILTRGNVTIRLAQAFGFCWGVERAVAMAYETRQHFPTERIWITNEIIHNPSVNQRMQEMEVKFIPVEAHKKDFSVVDQGDVVILPAFGASVQEMQILHDKGCQIVDTTCPWVSKVWNTVEKHKKGEYTSIIHGKYKHEETVATSSFAGKYLIVLNLPEAEYVTNYILNGGNREEFLAKFAKACSAGFDPDQDLERVGIANQTTMLKGDTEKIGKLLERTMMQKYGTTELNQHFQNFNTICDATQERQDAMLELVEHKLDLMVVIGGFNSSNTTQLQQIAFDRSIPSYHIDSVERIKSGDAIENRQLTGELVTTKNWLPAGEIVVGITSGASTPDKVVEDIIEKIFALKATW; translated from the coding sequence ATGGATACCAAAGCTTTCAAACGCAGCCTCCAACATTCAGAAAATTACAATCGTAAAGGGTTTGGACATCAAGCAGAGGTGGCCACCCAGTTGCATTCTGAGTATCAAAGTAACTTAATTCAACAAATACGCGATCGCAACTACATCCTCACTAGAGGCAATGTTACCATCCGACTAGCACAGGCATTTGGATTTTGCTGGGGTGTAGAACGTGCAGTAGCTATGGCTTATGAAACCCGTCAGCACTTTCCCACAGAACGCATCTGGATTACCAACGAAATTATTCACAATCCTTCTGTGAATCAACGGATGCAGGAAATGGAAGTAAAATTTATCCCTGTTGAAGCCCATAAAAAAGACTTTTCTGTTGTTGATCAAGGTGATGTAGTCATCCTACCTGCCTTTGGTGCCAGCGTTCAAGAAATGCAGATTTTACATGATAAAGGTTGTCAAATTGTGGATACAACTTGTCCTTGGGTTTCCAAAGTTTGGAATACAGTTGAAAAACACAAAAAAGGCGAATATACCTCCATTATTCACGGAAAATACAAACACGAAGAAACCGTTGCTACCAGTTCTTTTGCAGGTAAATATTTGATTGTCTTGAATTTACCAGAAGCAGAATATGTAACTAACTACATTCTCAATGGTGGCAACCGTGAGGAATTTTTAGCTAAATTTGCTAAAGCTTGTTCAGCCGGATTTGATCCTGATCAAGATTTAGAACGGGTAGGTATTGCCAACCAAACCACCATGCTCAAAGGTGACACCGAAAAAATTGGTAAACTGCTTGAACGAACCATGATGCAAAAATATGGGACAACAGAATTAAATCAGCATTTCCAAAATTTTAACACCATCTGCGACGCTACCCAAGAACGCCAAGATGCAATGTTGGAACTAGTCGAACACAAACTAGATTTAATGGTAGTAATTGGTGGGTTTAATTCATCAAATACTACTCAACTACAACAGATTGCTTTTGATCGCAGTATTCCTTCCTATCACATTGATAGTGTTGAACGCATTAAATCAGGTGATGCCATCGAAAATCGACAACTAACAGGAGAATTGGTAACAACAAAAAACTGGTTACCAGCAGGAGAAATAGTTGTCGGTATAACCTCTGGTGCTTCTACACCCGATAAGGTAGTAGAAGATATCATTGAGAAAATTTTTGCTTTAAAAGCAACATGGTAA
- a CDS encoding ammonium transporter — translation MVGVLTLFLLGFPLIGNAWAEAAAPPPDTGDTAFMLISSALVLLMTPGLAFFYGGFVRSRNILNTLMMSFVLMAIVGVTWVLWGYSLSFAPGLPFIGGLQWLGLNGVGLETTGYLQGSAPAEVVSYAGTIPHQAFMIYQAMFAIITPALISGAIAERMSFRAYCLFVLLWSTFIYTPLAHMVWAKGGFLGLYGGLGALDFAGGTVVHISSGVSALVAAMVLGPRKNHPDRLSPPHNVPFILLGAGLLWFGWFGFNAGSALSAGGVATVAFVATNTSAAAGALMWLILEATLRGKPTAVGAATGAVAGLVGITPAAGFVTPLAAILIGFTTAVVCFYAVSFKHKLNVDDALDTFPVHGVGGTLGAILTAIFATTEVNSGGKEGLLRGNFGELFIELTAIAIAYIIAAAGTWIILKIIDATIGLRVKEETENQGLDISEHGEEGYNSEFGDRINV, via the coding sequence ATGGTTGGGGTTTTGACCCTATTTTTGTTAGGATTTCCATTGATAGGTAATGCTTGGGCTGAAGCAGCGGCTCCTCCCCCTGATACTGGAGACACAGCATTTATGCTGATTTCGTCAGCATTGGTATTGCTGATGACACCAGGATTAGCATTTTTCTATGGTGGGTTTGTGCGATCGCGCAATATCCTCAACACCTTAATGATGAGTTTCGTGTTGATGGCCATTGTCGGAGTCACCTGGGTTCTGTGGGGTTATAGTTTGTCCTTTGCTCCTGGTTTACCCTTCATCGGTGGGTTACAGTGGTTAGGTTTAAACGGTGTAGGTTTAGAAACAACCGGTTATTTGCAAGGTTCAGCCCCTGCGGAAGTTGTTTCCTATGCGGGGACAATACCTCATCAAGCATTCATGATCTATCAAGCCATGTTTGCAATTATCACCCCTGCTTTAATTTCCGGGGCGATCGCCGAACGCATGAGTTTCCGCGCCTATTGCCTATTTGTGCTGTTGTGGTCAACCTTTATCTACACACCCCTAGCTCACATGGTCTGGGCAAAAGGTGGATTTCTAGGTTTATACGGCGGTTTAGGCGCTCTTGACTTTGCCGGTGGCACAGTCGTACATATTAGTTCTGGGGTTTCTGCACTCGTCGCAGCCATGGTCCTCGGTCCCCGGAAAAACCACCCTGATCGCCTCAGTCCACCCCATAACGTCCCCTTTATTTTATTGGGTGCTGGCTTACTCTGGTTTGGCTGGTTTGGTTTTAACGCTGGTAGCGCCTTATCTGCCGGTGGTGTGGCTACAGTAGCCTTTGTTGCTACTAATACATCAGCCGCTGCTGGTGCGTTAATGTGGTTAATTTTAGAAGCAACCCTCAGAGGTAAACCCACCGCCGTTGGTGCAGCCACCGGTGCAGTAGCTGGTTTAGTTGGTATTACTCCAGCCGCAGGATTTGTCACACCCTTAGCAGCGATTTTAATTGGGTTCACTACTGCCGTCGTGTGCTTCTATGCTGTGAGTTTCAAGCACAAGCTCAATGTTGATGATGCCTTAGATACTTTTCCTGTACATGGTGTAGGAGGAACACTAGGAGCAATTTTAACTGCTATCTTTGCCACCACTGAAGTCAACTCAGGAGGTAAAGAAGGGTTATTGCGTGGTAATTTCGGGGAATTATTCATTGAATTAACAGCGATCGCCATAGCTTATATCATCGCGGCTGCTGGTACATGGATCATTCTGAAAATTATTGATGCTACCATCGGTTTGCGTGTCAAAGAGGAAACAGAAAATCAAGGTCTAGATATCAGCGAACACGGAGAAGAAGGTTATAACTCCGAGTTTGGCGATCGGATCAACGTTTAG
- a CDS encoding YdcF family protein, with the protein MSFILPLLVWWGYKEVQIRFVHPQAVLVLGGSTKRLEREKFTADFAKKHPNIPIWITGGSPPSYTKEVFAKAGVDSRRLYLDYEAVDTVTNFTTLVDDLQAKGIKSVYLITSDFHMRRACVIGEIVLGSRGIEFKAVSVPSTTAPEPIEKAIRDGARAIIWVATGYTGADKVKNQR; encoded by the coding sequence ATGTCTTTTATCCTACCTCTGTTAGTTTGGTGGGGATATAAAGAAGTACAAATCCGATTTGTACATCCACAAGCCGTGTTAGTTTTGGGCGGTTCTACTAAACGTCTAGAAAGAGAGAAGTTTACAGCAGATTTTGCCAAAAAGCATCCAAATATACCAATATGGATTACTGGAGGCAGTCCACCTAGCTATACTAAAGAGGTATTTGCTAAAGCTGGAGTTGATTCGCGGCGTTTATATTTAGATTATGAAGCCGTAGATACAGTTACTAATTTTACTACATTAGTAGATGATTTACAAGCAAAGGGCATCAAAAGTGTTTATTTGATTACTTCCGATTTTCATATGCGCCGTGCTTGTGTGATTGGTGAGATTGTTTTGGGCAGTCGGGGGATTGAGTTCAAAGCAGTATCTGTTCCCTCAACAACAGCACCGGAACCTATCGAAAAAGCTATCCGCGATGGAGCTAGAGCCATAATATGGGTAGCAACTGGTTATACAGGGGCGGATAAAGTTAAAAATCAACGCTAA